The Pieris rapae chromosome 13, ilPieRapa1.1, whole genome shotgun sequence genomic sequence TTTGAACTCGAATAGCGAAATATGTTTAGGCCgcatttagtttaaaaatactcaATCGCAGTATGAGTCTATACTCTATAGTATACGTTACGTTATCCTTGACACGATCGTGGTGGGTCAGCCAAAATAACAGAACTAGGAAGTGAATGGTGAAATCGAGCCAACTCCTAACGAAAAATAGGTCACGATtggaaaatacatataaaacatggCACTGCACTTAAATCATTTTACAACGCccttaagtaatataatttaattaatctctGTTATACAAAGGACGTAGAGAGGAAGATTCATATCATAAGATCATCGTTTCCTTTTCAACGTTGTATCAACGagttataaagtattttgatatttgttttatttccgGTTTGTTTGTTACGTAAAATCTAATGAAACTAAGAAATctgttatacatttataaaaaatggctCATTACAGTCGGCTTGATAACATAGGATATAATAGGGATAACGTAAATGCAGTCTCTTCCtctattattatgattaaaaaacttttttatgccGTCAAACCGAACCATCAAGAGATAAAGACAAAGGCGATCGGCAAAGTTTTCGCCAACAAATGCCGCAGAAGAATGCGTTTGGGCCAGTCATGCTCCTGTAAATTGTAATCACCGGCCTATTTATTGAACATGTTAATTCTATTATGTACACGCCACATAGAGCTCGTTCGGAAATGCCACTATTGTGATAATCTATATTGATGGATACCAAATGGAACACACAGATATTGAAAACCTAACCTAtaggtatatatgtaataatctAGGACTGCtttgaagtaaaaataaatattagaactGCCATTAATCTCATTTATTGTCCGATAGAATTATCCCTGAAAGGGTTAAAATACGACCTCCTATTTCGGGTATTCGACAGAActaatatttgtgtttacCATAGAGCACGACTTGGCGGAAGTAAATTGTACACGACCATTGCCTGAGCCATAGTGCCAGATAAATACTTTACTTCATTATCACACCtgtgttttacaatttttattacacatgCATCTGTAACAACTACTGTGAATTAATCCTATCtgaaaattgtaaaacacAGATgggataattaattaacacgtACATATCTACGCCTATTATCTTCATGTATCTTAGGTACCTTCCCGATAgctaacattttataaacaatattatgtttggtGCAGATCGACAGTATGGCGGATGATTGGAATGTCACCGAAGACTTAGCATCCAACGTTATACCTAGCGAATTATCCAAGTGAGTGATTTtgtctaaaattaaatgtctcTATTTAGGATTCCATACAACAACACAACCTTAAAATGAAAGAAAAGTATTATGAATCTGAATAGTGGTCGGTCGGTACTTCTTTAGCCTTTGTAAGGACGTAAGAAGAGCAGGCATCAACCCCtcactataaataattattgtatttattaaaaggcgcGTAAAACTCATTATGCTAAATCAAACGGCTcttaaatgcatataaatgAATGCGTATGTATTGAACTTTTCTCAATTATTTAAACCGTATGAATAAAGCAAAGGAAATGTCTTATTCAAACTGAACTGCGAACACAAAACACTTTTGTGGTGTTGCTCTCAAAGGAAATCCTTCACTTTTGTTTCAAACGCATTCAAGTTACGAATGATTTTAAGCATAAGTACTGATCCACCGCCACTCAAATCTCTCtctattacttatataatagtGTATTAGCATCGTAAGATctgttatgttattaatattatcagaGGAGGTAATGAAATACTTACGTGAGTCATCTAGAGAAACATGCATATACAATGACAACGTATTTAAGTAATGACTAAAAGTACTTTATAATGTTCCAGATTCTCCCCAGGTCTTCTCACCTTCGCAGCTGTGGTAACAGGCTTCATATTGCTGGTGGGTCTTTTTGGAAACTTACTAACCGTGGTCGCTCTCCTTAAATGTCCTAAAGTGAGGAACGTCGCAGctgcttttattattaggtgagtccaaattatattaattacgacataatatatttgtttattgttattattattattaattttgtactcAGCCATAATCAGTTCCTTtacattataaacataatgaaaAGTCTTCTCACTTTATGAAGTTGTCACATCACACTGGCAGAAATGGGTCAAACATGACGAGttgtaattaaacatttttgaagGGTGTGTAAGCGTTTGTGGGGCGTTTATTGTGAACGCGGGATAACTTTTGTCAAAggcaaaaaatttagtttgaaactgatataaattactttaatttaaggtTTAATTTCAGATATTAGATGTTACGAATATTTTTCTGTgttaatctttaaatatttttcgacATCATAGAGGTTGTTAAGTAATAAGATACGTATTCCTTTCAGCCTATGCATCGCAGACTTCCTGTTCTGCGCCATGGTGCTGCCCTTTGCCATTTCCGGTTTCTGGACGCGCACGTGGTCCCACGGAGGCGCTCTTTGCAAACTGGTGCCCTTTCTGCGCTACGGGAACGTCGGGGTCTCCCTTCTCAGTATAGCACTCATTACCCTGAATAGGTGagtcatcattttattacttatgaaATTGTCGTTTTGTATGGGAGGAATAAAAAGtagatttgtttaaaacataatatttatttaatcacataaatattatgtttctaatcatttaattaatcaaagtagTGCAAGTtacaagattaaaaaaaaacaaatgcacCATTAAGTAGCTGTGgaaaattgaatttggaatttttaACCAAAGGAGATGTTGGAGATCAAAGTGGCCAGTTCAACGCCAATTGCATAATCATGTAAAAGACCTCATATTAAACCAAACCCTAcatctacaaaaaaattatactcaaAAACAACTAggaatactatttttaataacgtctctatttaataaaagcgaattctatttaatttttaacgtcttaatttatttatttatttccagtaaatttttctatcttaTCTGTTACTTAgttgtaactgttaagatagggaaatttactggaaataaataaataaataaaaaataaaaataaatcattactcttatatgtaaataaaacgaaattcTTACAACTGTCATAGACTAGCAATGTACTATTCACTGACTTAGTGTGAATACAGCCTTTCGTGAGGTGAATAATGTTGCTCTTACGACTTACAAGTATGTCAAGAGCGCTGACaggtcatttttaaattattgtggcATCGCATTGTctcaatatctatatattcattttataaataaagcttcGAAATCCcttttttcatagaacaggggcatacgggcaggaggctcacctaatgcaataaataaaaaatgcaaaatgaaaaaatatgtcGTGTTGTTTAAGATATCTAAATCATTTGACTAAGAATTCAAAGTCTCGAAAAACACACGTCAGTCGTCACATCATAAAAAGCGGGCATAATTTGTCTTTTAACATTAGAGGTTTATAAAGAAGAGGTCACATAATATTGTAGGTAAGGTGTAATATGTAAAGTGCTATGAAAAACCTCGTTAtactttcaaaaatataattttgtccaTCGATTCTCGACAGAGGTAGGTATTCGCCTTTCATCtaaaatgatataaaacaGTTTACAAACTACGCTCCGTCTACAAACCTTTGACAAACAAACAACTTTACAAAATTCCGCTGCAATTTTAGACCCGgggaataattataatacatcaGAAAAAGAAAAGTATTGATGTATATAGAATGTATTCCGTACCCTTTCGTACGGAAACATTATTCTATTAAATCGATTcaattaagatttatataatatattacatccCTTAGCATCCCACATTTATGAAACTAAacagtaaatacattttatatagctTATTCGTTAAACAACTTATGTCAGGTACTTACTAACGAAGTATTCTAGTAAAGGGACTGGCAATCTGGCGCGAATTGTTTATTGGTCAAAATAAGTCATGACATTTGGTGGTTTTTTCAGATATATAATGATAGCGCATCACAGCTGGTATTCCCGCGTGTATCGAAAGCATAATATTGCCCTCATGATAGTTTTTTCCTGGATGTTCTCCTACGGGATGCAGATTCCCACCCTCCTCGGAGTTTGGGGTGAGTCTACCGCTATTGGTATGCGAGAGCCACGTGTCTTATAAAAGTGAGcctgagtgagtgagtgagtgagtgagatTTAAAACTCGTATGGCGAGGTGGAAACTTCGTAGACCGATAACGAACGATTAGCCAAAAGCCTATCACGTTTCACTAATTACTTTTAACCCTCGAAGCCTCGGGGAGACATTTACATTTCGACGATTCGCAATTTATTCCGATTCTCATGTGGCGCCCGAGCTGACGCAGGGttcaaaacttttattaacttCTAATTACCTTAAGTTGTAATACAAGTTGAATGACTCAACGAAACTAAAAGTTGTGATTTGTCGGCCATCGTGAGTTCACCTATTCGGACAAGAGGCCGGAGCTTAAGCCCAAAACTCTCTGTCCCACGAGGTTATGCCTTCAAATCGTTACCTTCTTTAGGTCAGTTCGACTACGATGCGGAGCTGGGCACCTGCTCCATAGTGGCCGACCAAAGGGGCAGGTCGTCGAAGACCGCTCTCTTCGTCATCGCCTTCATCGTTCCCGCTCTCCTCATCTTCATCTGTTACGCGAGGATATTTTGGGTGGTTCATAGGTGAATATCGAATTATTTTCATCTGGTTCAGACCGAGAAATGTATAGTGATGGAGGCtcgaatattaataataaaaaaaatagaattttatagATGTCAGACACCTTATCTTTATGGGACCGAAATAAATAGCCGTTGAGGTTTTCAtgctttatttcattttacggCCTCATAAAATCGCTGAGCTATTTTATCTAGAACGTTGGGGTATTGAGTCCTTTGTCACTATTTAAACTGACAGAAAAAGTAAACTTTTCCGTAGCAAGAAAGTGCAAAagataagaaaagaaaagacaGAGTATTTCACAAAAACAGTTAAAAGTATTCTTGcctgtgtttttttttgcgtGCAAGCAACAGTGACGCAAATAAACTTTCTCCTTCTTCAGCTCCGAACAGCGTATGCGGGAGCACCATAGATCGCAGACCATCCAAGGTACGCTGAACAACGGTGGCGACATCAAACGATCTACCATAAAAGACTCTCGAGAAACCAAAGCCAGAAGGAACGAATGGAGGATTACGAAAATGGTTCTCGCCATTTTCTTGTCTTTCCTCGTGTGCTACCTGCCCATCACCATCGCGAAGGTGGCCGACAGCCACGTCCACTACCCCGGTAAGTACCGGCTCTGATGCCTCCTCGTCTGCCGAGAGCACGTCGAACGTTCGCTAAACCGACTTCCTGACACAGTGTTTCACGTGGCCGGCTACCTGCTGCTGTACGCCAGCGCCTGCGTGAACCCCATCATCTACGTCATCATGAACGCGCAGTACCGGGCAGCGTACGCGGCCGCCCTCTGCTGCCCCCGAGGCCACGGTCGCCTCGCCAGCGGTGCGTATCCCTCTCCGCCCCCCGCATCTTCGCCGGGGGACACCTCCCACCTGCGCACCTGACCTCCGACGCCCGACTCGTAACTGGTGGCCGATTCTTTTTAGAGAAATGGAACGAGCGTCACGGCTACAGCTTCAGCAACACGCGCACGGCGCTCAGTCAGGTGTCGCTGGGGGACTCCAGGGCGGAGCCTCGAGGCAACTCCGCTCGGACGGGCTAGACGTTCGCCAGGTCGCGTCCCTGGGCGGCCGAGGCGACCCCACCGATCTGTCCGCCCTTCCCGATTTTTCTCCGCGACTCCGAAAGGACCGAATCGGACTCTCATGACGGCTCGTCGGCCGAAAAGACGAAGACCGAGTTTCCGCGGATCCGTCCTTCGCGGCGACGAGCAGCTCGCCCTTCTGGTGAGTGTTTGGGCGCAGCTTTCGCATTGGCCattccaataatattatataattatatacctgCACATTCCAATGTGACATATACTGAGATTTATATTAGCCAAAGAGTAGATTTATCATTTTGTATGTGTGTGCGTAAtgggtggtaaatgtaaaccCTATTTGTTAATCGtgtgataataataactttttaattatgtttaattcttCTCCAGGCtgtatattgttcatatttttcACGCTTATTCAAGTTGTTAGTCGATCGTGTGTAGATAGAGtagaattaagaaaaattacctacctataatatttaaatactatttaatttattttagtgtctATTTTCGTTCAAGTGTAATTGTGCTGTAGATACTTTGCCATAATATTACGACGTgacctatataatatacatgacATAAAGTTTATATCGGCGCTTCAGGCAATTTGAATCAttgttcaattattattagataaattaaaaatgttattatgacTCTCTATggttgtttattaaataaacttagaCTACTTTTGGCTGTTTTTCATTAACCTCTCCCGTAAGAATGAGAACAGCAACTAACCTTAGTGCTGCAGAATACAGCACTTAAACCTTGCTCGGTGTCTTCAGTAGTGAGCGCCCGGCGAAACGACTAGTTCAGGTTGAAAACTTAACTAAGAGAAAGACGGATCATCTTGcttacgaataaataaatacagaatcCCTGAAAATAATGGAAACTGAGGTTTGACTGTGGTCATTCAGCGGGTGACCCTGATGTATATCATACGCAGAGATAGGCAGAGGCAATTGTGTCCATGTGGGAAGCTCTAGCGGTAAGTATGGATAGCCTTCGATAGATGTCTATCGAAGCGCTTctctcgaagcttccagcctatAGGCTACCAGAAAAAGTATGCAACTGAATTTCCAGCTATCTCACTGATCGAAACATTGAGATCGTGAGACCCTGTTTATTctgcatataaattatatgtttgaaCTTAGCAACATTAAGCGACTTTTACTTTTCCGGTAAAAtattctccgaagcattttgtgcaattatactAAATTCTGGTGGTGTTAAttcaagtaattttatttatttatttattaacactttgttgcattacataaaaggaaaatattaaacataatttaatgacaagcaactggcggccttatcgctttagagcgatttcttccagacaaccactgttagtaaaggaaaaaaaccactatgagtatattagataaggtaggcaagaagtgcaaaaataaaaaagggaaaaaaacatacttaacagaaacaaaaaggaataaaaataaactaaactgatacaagttacataaaacaaaacaaaaagtaaacagtgcacatgaatcatgacaatctaattcaagatcggtctcacgtcagttagtagttagtgATATGACgtggacaggtaatgtttataaagcagaaatttaaaggaagatagagtccctctctatcttcctttaaagCGAATAGTGACGGGAAGTGAATTCCATAGCCGAACTGCTGAAACCTTAAAGGAATCGCCAAGAAAAGAGGAGTTATGAGATGGGATTTCAAGGGTATAGTTTTCGGAAGAGCGTAAACTATAGTTATGTGAAcccaaaaatttgaaatcatttttgagATAAGAAGGAGTTTTAGGATTGAACAGGATGGAATATAGGAGATGGAGAATATGAGCATCACGTCGCTGTCGAATGGGTAACCAACCTAGCCGCTTACGGAACGCAGAGATATGATCATACTTTCTTAGACCGAAAATAAATCGGATACAGAAGTTTTGGAGACGATCCAGTTTGTTTAGCAATTCCTCGCTCATATCGGAGAAGCAAGAATCGGCGTAGTCCAGTAAAGGCAGGAGGAGAGATTGTGCCAGTGAGGTTTTAGTACTAAAGGGAAGGAAATTACTGAGACGTCGGAGGATACTAGAGGCACCATACAATTTGCGGCTAACTTCTTTGACATGCTGCTCCCAGGATAAGTTTTGATCAAATAAGACCCCCAAATTTTTAACTGCACggcttatatttaaagttacgcCGTTGATATGTATAGGTGGTACAGTGGCCCAATCAATTCTCGTCGTGAAATAGGGGCTGCCAATGATTATGACTTTACTCTTGTTGGGATTGAATAGAAGACCAAAATTTTTGCTCCAGTCAACTATCTTTGCCAGCTCATAGTTTGTGGAATGTATGGCCTGCGGGAGATCATCGAGACTTGATTGAACGTAGATTTGGAGATCGTCAgcgtataaatgaaaattagttGAAAGAAGGGACGTTAaagagttaatataaatagcgaAAAGAAGAGGAGAAAGTACGCCACCTTGCGGTGCGCCAGATTCAATGAAACTCCATTGAGATACGCAATCGCTTGTCTTAATGCACTGGCGGCGCCCATTAAGATAGTTAGAGAACCAGTTAACAGCatgtgaagaaatatttatagaccTAAGCAACtccattaaaatttcaaaattaatagtattaaaagcGTTGCTGAAATCTAGTAGTGTGAGAATTGTGAGTTGTTTGTGGTCCATGCCTTCGCGAATGTCATCGGCTACCCTGACCAGAGCAGTAGTCGTGCTATGTCCAGATCGAAACCCGGACTGAAGTGGACTCAGTATGGAATTTTTGTTAAGGAAATCATTTAATTGATCATGTATAAGGCGTTCAAGTACCTTGGATAGAAAAGGCAGAATTGAGATGGGTCGAAAATCAGAAAAAGTACTAGGATTAGCCTTTTTGGGGATAGGGATGATAAGTCCATCCTTCCAGCAAGAAGGAAATTCACCTGtagaaatggaaaaattaaaaatatgtgtgatTACAGGAAGTATAAGAGAGAGAATAGGTATGATCATAGCGCGACCAATCAGGTCAGAACCAACAGCATTGGAATGAATAGACGAAATACCAGATTCAACGTTCTGGCAAGAAAATTCAGCGAATGAGAAAGATGGAAAGGGACGAGGGAGAGATGATATATTCTCAAGTGTTAAATCCAGATCGATATTACTTAGAGTAGAATGAGAGGTAAAATGGGCGTTAAGGCTGTTTACTTCGATATCGGGAGATATGGAAGCACGTGGCGGCTTACCAACACCcagagattttaaaaatttccatGTTTTTGAGGGATCCCCACTTTACACTGAGTCGTGAATGTGTCTTCTCTGCGCATCCCGACAACGCGTGTTGCAACGGTTGCGCAAGGATTTGTAAAATACACGATCCTtgtccgttttggcttttctCATCTTGGCTTTAGCCcggtttttttgtttaatcaaaGTTTTGATTTCATCATTGAGCCAAGGAGCAGGTAATGAGGATGCTTGAGTTTAACTGGCCTCAAAGGGGCATGAATATCGAAAAGATTAGTAATGGAGGAATTTAGTAGATCAACTTTACCATTGAGGGTGGGACACTCGTAAATCGTGCTAAAGTCGATTTTAGCTGCATCAGTAAGCAGACGCTCGGAGTCGATCGCAGCAAAATTACGCCTAAGAACTACGGTGGGTTTTAGTTTGGGAGGTTTAAGATTGAGGGACAAATAAAGGAGATCGTGATGAGATTTTATATCGAACGTCGAAACTTCTcatgttttgtaataaacaactCAACTCGCAAGaaaatttttggaaaatggcgccaaccgtaaaataatatgagcatagatttttctttcttttcttcaccctgggtaggcaaagggaactacGTCCATACTGTCAAGTCTtcagtagaatatttttattgatatgaagtGAAAAGAAACCAAACCTAATTTATTGTATccaagagcgtaccaattcttaaaaggccggcaacgcactcgcgagccctctggcattgagggtgtccatgggcggcggtatcacttaacatcaggtgagcctcctgcccgtttgccccctgttctataaaaaaaaaaatcaaaaaatatgatattgaaacaaataagtagcttctttttaaaatatttgcatgaatcataaaaacttctgcgacttttttttagtaaaaacatcGTGgttgtttttagtaaaaacatcGTGgttgtttttatctttttaatagacattgtTTTGACTGTTGGGAAAGagaacgcacgagtgcggaaaaggtaaagaaaaagcacgaatGTGTAATAACCCTCATCCCGAACGCTATacgtccctgcaatatgccagttttaagcaactgtattaaaaaataaataaaagaatcacCTAATTCGACAGAGTTGCCATGTTAACTTTTACGATTGTATTTCATCACTTTTTCATTACAGCGTACGCTTGTGATGGCAGTGCCTACAATACACTTTCTGatttaatacatacttatatgTTCCGTGTCATGTGTACTAATAATTTGTACATTggactttaataatatatgttatctGTGCGTTCTTAAGAACGTACACTGTCAGCTATCATTGTCAAGACCCAAATAAATGTTAACTGTCTGTTGACAATTGAcagtaatatttactttaaaaaaaaacaattttctatgCAAATTATCGGATGTAATAGTATGATTacttgtatttacaaaataaatatcttttgttGCTATTAGAAACTAAAAAGTAAAACTTATTGAAAACAATGAGGGGTCTGAGATAAAGCACCTTAAGAGTGATATGTTTCACCAGTATTAAGTGTAGAAAAAGTAGCAAAGATGGATGTGGTCGGTAGTGAAATTGGCCAAAAAATGCGCGTAAGTTTCAGAAAGTGCACATTAGTATATGCATTATTaacaactttataaaatatctgtaaCCTACTAATGTTTTCAAATCTGGTATTTTAGACATAGTATCTAAAATGCCAGATTTGAAAACATTAGTAAGcttatatcaaaattttaatttattgataataaaagctTTGCTgagttaattttaacattaaaaatatgttattgctCTATCTATTGTTAAACAATCAACAAGGGCACAAATTGTTTGCCTCATTTATAACAGCTCAAGCAGTGATCAACATGTAGGGTTTTAGCATCTCTGGCATCTGAAGTActgtaattgaatataaacttaatgaaGAGAATAATTTGAATGTGtttgttgtaatttaaaataatactaatgaatatgtataataataattgtggaATATTTTCTTCTcctaaactatatttttcagTCTGCCATTAAGGCAAAGTTGACCGAACTGGGATGCTATGTTGGTGAGTAATGATTAATTACTTCATTTTTTCTCAATGTGGTAAagagttttgtttatttgaaaataaaattatcaaaaaatacataattttcataatattttgaaaatattattt encodes the following:
- the LOC110998326 gene encoding G-protein coupled receptor moody, with protein sequence MADDWNVTEDLASNVIPSELSKFSPGLLTFAAVVTGFILLVGLFGNLLTVVALLKCPKVRNVAAAFIISLCIADFLFCAMVLPFAISGFWTRTWSHGGALCKLVPFLRYGNVGVSLLSIALITLNRYIMIAHHSWYSRVYRKHNIALMIVFSWMFSYGMQIPTLLGVWGQFDYDAELGTCSIVADQRGRSSKTALFVIAFIVPALLIFICYARIFWVVHSSEQRMREHHRSQTIQGTLNNGGDIKRSTIKDSRETKARRNEWRITKMVLAIFLSFLVCYLPITIAKVADSHVHYPVFHVAGYLLLYASACVNPIIYVIMNAQYRAAYAAALCCPRGHGRLASEKWNERHGYSFSNTRTALSQVSLGDSRAEPRGNSARTG